From a region of the Tachypleus tridentatus isolate NWPU-2018 chromosome 1, ASM421037v1, whole genome shotgun sequence genome:
- the LOC143232401 gene encoding cuticle protein 10.9-like — translation HHNQERVGDGSGAVKGSYGYVDLNGVFRQVEYVADSSGFHPQVKSNEPGLGDAAPADVQIVIEAAPAPAPPPPPPPPPPPPPAPAHKQLVKYIRIPVPYGYA, via the coding sequence CACCATAACCAGGAAAGAGTCGGGGATGGTAGTGGAGCAGTAAAGGGTTCTTATGGTTACGTAGACCTTAACGGAGTATTCCGCCAAGTCGAGTATGTTGCCGACAGCTCTGGATTCCATCCCCAGGTGAAGTCTAACGAGCCTGGCTTGGGCGACGCAGCACCGGCTGATGTCCAGATCGTCATCGAAGCTGCACCTGCACCTGCCCCTCCACCGCCACCGCCACCCCCACCCCCACCTCCACCGGCCCCTGCTCATAAACAACTCGTGAAATACATCCGTATCCCTGTACCATATGGCTATGCTTAA
- the LOC143248625 gene encoding cuticle protein 10.9-like — MIAKVLVICYFASAVVGGRLPYGGHVIRIVQVPSYETKAAVSFEEAPEPYQFQFENTDEDGNTISRSESGNANGVVTGSYGYKNAEGVYRQVEYVADASGFHPKIKTNEQGTATSAPADVEIVAEKIHVFQPVYKIVKIIQPIHGHYIHVPYYDVHANA; from the exons ATGATTGCCAAA GTCCTTGTTATATGTTACTTTGCTTCTGCTGTAGTAGGCGGTCGTTTACCTTACGGCGGTCACGTTATCAGAATTGTCCAGGTTCCCAGTTACGAAACAAAAGCTGCAGTTAGCTTTGAG GAGGCACCAGAACCTTATCAATTTCAATTTGAGAATACAGATGAAGATGGTAATACCATCAGCCGATCGGAATCTGGTAATGCAAATGGAGTTGTAACTGGATCTTATGGATACAAAAATGCTGAAGGTGTTTACCGTCAGGTGGAGTATGTGGCAGATGCCAGTGGATTTCATCCCAAGATCAAAACTAACGAGCAAGGTACTGCTACATCAGCACCTGCTGATGTTGAGATTGTAGCTGAAAAAATCCATGTTTTTCAACCTGTTTACAAAATCGTGAAAATAATTCAACCAATCCACGGGCATTACATCCATGTTCCTTACTATGATGTACATGCAAACGCCTAG